In Alphaproteobacteria bacterium US3C007, one genomic interval encodes:
- the dapF gene encoding diaminopimelate epimerase, with product MNKSLTPNWPFLKMHGLGNDFVILDWRKAALDLPATLITGLADRHRGVGFDQLAVIESGTGDAHLRFFNADGSVSAACGNATRCIARYLMDELEKSSLHLTTDRGALRAETSSDGSVSINMGQPLLTWQDIPLSEAMETLVLPIKGDPSATGMGNPHCTFFVPDIAAINLEADAAPIEHHPLFPERTNVQFAQVIGKDHIRMRVWERGVGVTLASGSSSCATAVAAARRGLTGRSVKIDVDGGSLQIDWREDGVWLTGPTMHVFSGRLTRQFLDSLR from the coding sequence ATGAACAAATCTCTTACCCCTAACTGGCCATTTTTAAAAATGCACGGTCTTGGAAATGACTTTGTGATCCTAGATTGGCGCAAGGCCGCTTTAGATTTGCCTGCCACATTGATTACCGGTTTGGCCGACCGCCATCGTGGCGTAGGCTTTGACCAGCTCGCCGTCATAGAAAGCGGCACTGGCGATGCCCATTTAAGGTTTTTCAACGCCGATGGCTCGGTTTCGGCAGCCTGCGGCAACGCCACCCGCTGCATCGCCCGATATTTGATGGATGAGCTTGAAAAATCCAGCTTGCATCTCACAACGGATCGCGGCGCCTTGCGCGCGGAAACATCCTCCGATGGTTCTGTATCGATCAATATGGGGCAGCCGCTGCTCACATGGCAGGATATTCCGCTTTCTGAAGCGATGGAGACGCTTGTTTTGCCGATCAAAGGGGATCCAAGCGCGACAGGTATGGGCAATCCCCATTGTACCTTTTTTGTGCCGGATATCGCCGCAATCAACCTAGAAGCGGATGCAGCACCGATTGAACATCATCCACTTTTCCCCGAACGCACGAATGTGCAATTTGCGCAGGTGATTGGCAAAGATCACATTCGAATGCGCGTCTGGGAACGCGGCGTTGGGGTAACGCTTGCCTCAGGCTCTTCGTCTTGCGCCACAGCCGTGGCGGCCGCGCGCCGCGGCTTGACGGGGCGCAGCGTTAAAATTGACGTTGATGGCGGCAGCTTACAGATCGATTGGCGCGAAGATGGGGTCTGGCTAACGGGGCCGACCATGCATGTCTTTTCAGGTCGTTTAACCCGTCAATTTCTGGACAGCCTGCGATGA